The following are encoded together in the Streptomyces sp. NBC_00341 genome:
- the nuoK gene encoding NADH-quinone oxidoreductase subunit NuoK, with protein MHLAYPAVLAVLLFCTGLYGVLARRNAILVLMSVELMLNAVNLNLVAFDVWLRDALHSGQALTLFTIAIAAAEIGIGLAIVLAVYRNRGSSDIDRLRDTAETDEAETVPAGDDDASDVEAPQAAEDQATAPAGKAKKAEATP; from the coding sequence ATGCACCTCGCCTATCCCGCCGTGCTCGCCGTCCTCCTCTTCTGCACCGGCCTCTACGGGGTGCTCGCGCGCCGCAACGCGATCCTCGTCCTGATGTCCGTCGAGCTGATGCTCAACGCCGTCAACCTCAACCTGGTCGCCTTCGACGTCTGGCTCCGCGACGCCCTGCACTCCGGCCAGGCCCTCACCCTGTTCACCATCGCCATCGCGGCGGCGGAGATCGGTATCGGCCTGGCCATCGTCCTCGCGGTGTACCGCAACCGAGGCAGTTCCGACATCGACCGCCTCCGCGACACCGCCGAGACCGACGAGGCCGAAACGGTCCCGGCCGGCGACGACGACGCGAGCGATGTCGAAGCCCCGCAAGCCGCCGAAGACCAGGCCACTGCTCCGGCAGGGAAGGCAAAGAAGGCAGAGGCCACTCCGTGA
- a CDS encoding NADH-quinone oxidoreductase subunit J translates to MPATVLAAGSHPGFLSPSGIEIAFVLVGIATLGAALVTVTTRQLVHAALWLIVALGGLAVEYLLLTAEFIAWVQVLIYVGSVVVLLLFGLMLTRAPIGRSPDADSENRWAALAVAVAAAGTLVWVVVDAFRTTWIELDGPAQGSTEVTGAFLFRNWVLPFEALSVLLLAALVGAIVLSRKGRERTTPAGPRREDKS, encoded by the coding sequence ATGCCCGCCACCGTCCTCGCCGCCGGGAGCCACCCCGGTTTCCTCTCCCCGTCCGGTATCGAGATCGCCTTCGTCCTGGTCGGGATCGCCACCCTCGGCGCGGCCCTCGTCACCGTCACGACCAGGCAGCTGGTGCACGCGGCCCTCTGGCTGATCGTGGCGCTCGGCGGCCTCGCCGTCGAATACCTCCTGCTCACGGCCGAGTTCATCGCCTGGGTGCAGGTACTGATCTACGTAGGGTCCGTCGTCGTCCTCCTGCTGTTCGGCCTGATGCTCACCAGGGCCCCCATCGGCCGCTCCCCGGACGCCGATTCGGAGAACCGCTGGGCCGCCCTCGCGGTGGCCGTCGCCGCCGCCGGCACCCTCGTATGGGTCGTCGTGGACGCCTTCCGCACCACCTGGATCGAACTGGACGGACCGGCCCAGGGATCCACCGAGGTCACCGGCGCCTTCCTCTTCCGGAACTGGGTACTCCCCTTCGAAGCGCTCTCCGTTCTCCTGCTCGCGGCCCTCGTCGGCGCGATCGTCCTGTCCCGCAAGGGCCGGGAGAGGACCACCCCGGCCGGCCCGCGCCGAGAGGACAAGAGCTGA
- a CDS encoding NADH-quinone oxidoreductase subunit L — MTTTTLAVLVPLLPFLGAAAGLLLGRSAPGFVRPLAVLPSLASLVIAAVVAARQGGGRAIDAATQLTPTGSVPIDLALHLDGFAVLVAVLVALVASCVQIYSTAYLRDDPRYPSYAALVSLFTSAMLLVVYSGDLMVLLVGWEIMGICSYFLVGHYWETPEARAASLKAFLVTKLGDVPFLIGLFALAADTGTFRITGILGSVAHGGLDHPTVIALLLLAGVAGKSAQFPLHTWLPDAMAGPTPVSALIHAATMVAAGIYFVARLLPVFAASGAALVVLAVMAAVTMIGSGLAALAQDDIKRVLAYSTIGQLGYMSGALAVGDRGAAVFHLLSHGAFKAVLFLAAGVVIHAAGTNSLAAMSRMGGLAKRIPDAYWTMTVALLALAAIPPFAGFFSKEAVLVAAEHTALGDRHVAPAAAGWTVLVAGLLAAVLTAAYATRLWLLAFRGRGAEAPDHGRQPVAMTSVLWVLAVPTIAFGLTVGVLGDWFDGHSLTPSLTTAVLSTGVGLVGGLVTYGAWRHTTALAARTPMGSVTAHPDAEPALIEVEALESHTAAYGDAGDAPDPADPGRLLLGPLHRHAATGFHLDAVYAALFVRPVQAAASLVRFLDREVVDTYVRGSATGARWLGTAVRRAQTGNVQTYLSALLAGSLVLAVAAVVFANVNAGS, encoded by the coding sequence GTGACCACCACGACCCTCGCCGTCCTCGTCCCCCTCCTCCCGTTCCTGGGAGCCGCGGCCGGACTCCTCCTCGGGCGCAGCGCCCCCGGCTTCGTCCGTCCGCTGGCGGTACTGCCCTCCCTCGCCTCCCTCGTCATCGCGGCCGTCGTCGCCGCACGCCAGGGCGGCGGCCGGGCCATCGACGCCGCGACCCAGCTCACCCCCACCGGATCGGTCCCGATCGACCTGGCCCTGCACCTCGACGGCTTCGCGGTCCTCGTGGCCGTGCTGGTCGCCCTGGTCGCGAGCTGCGTGCAGATCTACTCGACCGCGTACCTGCGCGACGACCCCCGCTACCCCTCGTACGCGGCTCTCGTCTCCCTCTTCACCTCCGCGATGCTGCTCGTCGTCTACTCCGGCGACCTGATGGTGCTCCTGGTCGGCTGGGAGATCATGGGCATCTGCTCCTACTTCCTGGTCGGCCACTACTGGGAGACGCCCGAGGCCCGCGCGGCCTCCCTCAAGGCGTTCCTGGTCACCAAGCTCGGTGACGTCCCCTTCCTCATCGGCCTGTTCGCCCTCGCCGCCGACACGGGCACCTTCCGCATCACCGGCATCCTGGGCTCCGTCGCCCACGGCGGCCTCGACCACCCCACCGTGATCGCCCTGCTGCTCCTGGCCGGCGTCGCGGGCAAGTCCGCGCAGTTCCCGCTGCACACCTGGCTGCCCGACGCGATGGCCGGTCCCACCCCCGTGTCCGCGCTGATCCACGCGGCGACGATGGTCGCGGCCGGCATCTACTTCGTGGCCCGGCTGCTCCCCGTCTTCGCCGCCTCCGGCGCGGCGCTCGTCGTCCTCGCCGTGATGGCCGCCGTCACGATGATCGGCTCCGGACTCGCCGCCCTCGCCCAGGACGACATCAAACGCGTCCTCGCCTACTCCACGATCGGGCAGCTCGGCTACATGTCCGGCGCCCTGGCCGTCGGTGACCGTGGCGCGGCCGTCTTCCACCTCCTCTCGCACGGCGCGTTCAAGGCCGTCCTCTTCCTCGCCGCGGGCGTCGTCATCCACGCCGCGGGGACCAACTCACTGGCCGCGATGTCCCGCATGGGCGGCCTGGCCAAGCGCATCCCGGACGCGTACTGGACGATGACCGTCGCGCTCCTCGCGCTGGCCGCCATCCCGCCGTTCGCCGGCTTCTTCTCCAAGGAAGCCGTCCTCGTCGCCGCCGAGCACACCGCCCTCGGTGACCGCCACGTCGCCCCGGCCGCCGCCGGCTGGACCGTGCTGGTCGCCGGACTCCTGGCCGCCGTGCTCACCGCCGCGTACGCCACCCGCCTCTGGCTCCTCGCCTTCCGGGGTCGGGGCGCGGAGGCCCCCGACCACGGCAGGCAGCCCGTCGCCATGACCTCGGTCCTGTGGGTACTGGCCGTCCCCACCATCGCCTTCGGACTGACCGTCGGTGTGCTCGGCGACTGGTTCGACGGCCACAGCCTCACCCCGTCGCTGACCACCGCCGTCCTGTCCACCGGCGTCGGCCTCGTCGGCGGACTCGTCACCTACGGGGCCTGGCGCCACACCACCGCGCTCGCCGCCCGTACCCCCATGGGCTCCGTCACCGCCCACCCCGACGCCGAACCGGCCCTCATCGAGGTCGAGGCGCTGGAGAGCCACACCGCCGCCTACGGAGACGCCGGTGACGCCCCCGACCCGGCCGACCCCGGCCGACTGCTGCTCGGCCCGCTCCACCGCCACGCGGCCACCGGCTTCCACCTGGACGCCGTCTACGCGGCCCTGTTCGTCCGCCCGGTCCAGGCCGCCGCGAGCCTCGTCCGCTTCCTGGACCGCGAGGTCGTCGACACCTACGTACGCGGCTCCGCCACCGGCGCACGCTGGCTCGGCACCGCCGTCCGCCGTGCCCAGACCGGCAACGTGCAGACCTACCTCAGCGCGCTGCTCGCCGGTTCCCTGGTCCTGGCGGTCGCCGCCGTCGTCTTCGCCAACGTCAACGCCGGGTCGTGA
- a CDS encoding NADH-quinone oxidoreductase subunit I — protein sequence MPPIPGAGLAKGLAVTLRTMTKKTVTAQYPDTQPELPPRSRGVIALFEENCTVCMLCARECPDWCIYIDSHKETAPAAAPGGRERSRNVLDRFAIDFSLCMYCGICIEVCPFDALFWSPEFEYAETDILELTHERDKLREWMWTVPEPPALDPGAEEPKEIAAARKTADKLQAKREQEEAAAEAAPPAEAAPPAPPAPPAPPAPTDQEGQA from the coding sequence GTGCCCCCGATCCCCGGCGCAGGCCTGGCCAAGGGCCTCGCCGTCACCCTGCGGACGATGACGAAGAAGACCGTCACCGCCCAGTACCCGGACACGCAGCCCGAGCTGCCGCCCCGCTCCCGAGGCGTCATCGCGCTGTTCGAGGAGAACTGCACGGTCTGCATGCTCTGCGCCCGTGAGTGCCCCGACTGGTGCATCTACATCGACTCCCACAAGGAGACGGCGCCCGCCGCGGCCCCGGGCGGGCGCGAGCGCAGCCGCAATGTGCTGGACCGCTTCGCCATCGACTTCTCGCTCTGCATGTACTGCGGGATCTGCATCGAGGTGTGCCCGTTCGACGCGCTGTTCTGGTCTCCGGAGTTCGAGTACGCGGAGACGGACATCCTCGAACTCACCCACGAGCGCGACAAGCTCCGCGAGTGGATGTGGACGGTGCCGGAGCCGCCGGCGCTCGATCCGGGGGCCGAGGAACCCAAGGAGATCGCCGCCGCCCGCAAGACGGCGGACAAGCTCCAGGCCAAGCGTGAGCAGGAGGAGGCCGCCGCCGAGGCTGCCCCACCCGCCGAGGCTGCCCCACCGGCCCCACCGGCCCCACCGGCCCCACCCGCCCCGACGGACCAGGAGGGCCAGGCGTGA
- a CDS encoding NuoM family protein has translation MQFLLAFIVVAPLLGAVAALLPAPPGMKGRNPDQAVLRHGVTVTGVILLAAIVLVLGFDHDHPSKMQATTDISWIPALDVRIHLGIDGISLPLLVLTALLTFLCALHSYFKMPAGPSPKAFVALILLLESGTLATFAVLDLLLFFLAFEMVLIPMYFLIARWGGARKQAAAWKFILYTLLGSVVMLLGLLLIGLKSGTFDMVALATDNGRGLTSSVQVIAVLAIGIGLAVKTPMWPLHSWLPDAHTAAPTVGSVLLAGVLLKMGTYGFVRILLPIAPDGMHTFAPYLAAFAVAGIIYGSLACLALARPGAKGDLKRLIAYSSVGHMGFVLLGIASMTPTGVNGALFANIAHGLITGLLFFLVGAVKDRYGTADLDTLSGATGAALYGSAPRLGGLLAFTAVASLGLPGLAGFWGEMLTLFGAFDPADGLSRPAFLTFMSIAAFGTLLTAAYMLILVRRVCMGAKPEEPHRIPDIQHHEFAAWTPLAALTVLAGLWPAVLLGLTDPAVQKLLAGGKS, from the coding sequence ATGCAGTTCCTTCTGGCGTTCATCGTCGTCGCCCCGCTGCTCGGAGCCGTCGCGGCCCTGCTCCCGGCCCCGCCCGGAATGAAGGGCCGCAACCCCGACCAGGCCGTGCTCCGCCACGGCGTGACCGTGACCGGCGTGATCCTCCTCGCCGCGATCGTGCTCGTCCTGGGCTTCGACCACGACCACCCGTCGAAGATGCAGGCCACCACCGACATCAGCTGGATCCCGGCGCTCGACGTCCGCATCCATCTCGGCATCGACGGCATCTCGCTCCCCCTTCTCGTACTGACCGCGCTGCTGACCTTCCTCTGCGCGCTCCACAGCTACTTCAAAATGCCGGCCGGCCCCTCCCCGAAGGCCTTCGTCGCACTGATCCTGCTCCTGGAGTCCGGCACCCTCGCGACCTTCGCCGTCCTCGACCTGCTGCTGTTCTTCCTGGCGTTCGAGATGGTGCTCATCCCGATGTACTTCCTCATCGCCCGCTGGGGCGGTGCGCGGAAGCAGGCGGCCGCCTGGAAGTTCATCCTCTACACCCTGCTCGGCTCGGTCGTCATGCTGCTCGGGCTGCTCCTCATCGGACTGAAGAGCGGCACCTTCGACATGGTGGCACTCGCCACTGACAACGGCCGCGGCCTCACCTCGTCCGTGCAGGTCATCGCCGTTCTCGCGATCGGCATCGGACTCGCCGTCAAAACCCCGATGTGGCCGCTGCACAGCTGGCTCCCGGACGCCCACACCGCCGCTCCCACGGTCGGCTCCGTCCTCCTGGCGGGCGTCCTGCTGAAGATGGGCACGTACGGATTCGTCCGGATCCTGCTCCCGATCGCCCCCGACGGCATGCACACCTTCGCGCCCTACCTCGCGGCCTTCGCGGTCGCCGGCATCATCTACGGGTCGCTCGCCTGCCTGGCGCTGGCCCGGCCCGGCGCCAAGGGCGACCTGAAGCGCCTGATCGCGTACTCCTCCGTCGGCCACATGGGCTTCGTCCTCCTCGGCATCGCGAGCATGACCCCCACCGGCGTCAACGGCGCGCTCTTCGCCAACATCGCCCACGGGCTCATCACCGGCCTGCTGTTCTTTCTGGTCGGCGCGGTCAAGGACCGCTACGGAACCGCCGACCTCGACACCCTCTCCGGTGCCACCGGCGCCGCGCTCTACGGCAGCGCGCCCCGCCTCGGCGGCCTCCTCGCGTTCACCGCGGTCGCCTCCCTCGGCCTGCCCGGACTGGCCGGGTTCTGGGGCGAGATGCTGACCCTGTTCGGCGCCTTCGACCCGGCCGACGGGCTGAGCCGCCCCGCCTTCCTGACGTTCATGTCCATCGCCGCGTTCGGCACCCTGCTCACCGCCGCGTACATGCTCATCCTGGTACGCCGCGTCTGCATGGGCGCCAAGCCCGAGGAACCGCACCGGATCCCCGACATCCAGCACCACGAGTTCGCCGCCTGGACCCCCCTCGCCGCCCTCACCGTCCTGGCCGGGCTGTGGCCCGCCGTCCTCCTCGGCCTCACCGACCCGGCCGTGCAGAAGCTCCTCGCAGGAGGCAAGTCGTGA